The Candidatus Acidiferrales bacterium genome window below encodes:
- the dprA gene encoding DNA-processing protein DprA, whose protein sequence is MMEPDRYLGWLALALAPGLGARNAQKLVERFKTAEAIFTASLTELEACGVPARVAQAIHSRQSMADAEAEWNKAKQLGCRLLAWEDAEYPSRLKQIYDPPLLLYLRGDASVLETYSIAVVGTRHPTPYGNGVAEQLASDLAVHGLTIVSGLARGIDTAAHRGALRCPTGRTIAVLGSGIDVIYPRENRRMFETIEKRGAIITEFPIGTGPLPENFPVRNRIISGLSLGAVVVEAAQYSGSLITARLAMDQNREVYGVPGNITNKTSFGPNHLIKQGAKLVTTWEDVVDELPTEIRAELVPVETTPVSESASLWAQSLTMAEKTLYGLLSTDESRHVDELLEASGLNSSEVLATLLELEMKGLIRQMPGKYFVRVFHG, encoded by the coding sequence ATGATGGAGCCTGACCGCTACCTCGGCTGGCTGGCGCTGGCGCTCGCGCCCGGCCTGGGCGCGCGCAACGCTCAAAAGCTTGTCGAGCGCTTCAAAACGGCGGAGGCGATCTTTACCGCCTCGCTCACCGAGCTCGAAGCCTGCGGGGTGCCGGCCCGAGTGGCGCAGGCCATCCACTCGCGCCAGTCCATGGCCGACGCCGAAGCTGAGTGGAACAAAGCCAAGCAACTCGGCTGCCGGTTGCTGGCGTGGGAGGACGCCGAATATCCTTCCCGGCTCAAACAAATCTATGACCCGCCGCTTTTGCTTTACCTGCGCGGCGATGCGAGCGTGCTCGAAACCTACAGCATCGCCGTAGTCGGGACGCGGCATCCCACGCCTTACGGCAACGGCGTCGCCGAGCAACTGGCGAGCGACCTCGCCGTGCACGGCTTGACGATTGTCAGCGGGCTGGCTCGCGGGATAGATACGGCCGCTCATCGCGGCGCGCTCCGTTGCCCGACGGGCCGAACCATTGCCGTGCTTGGCTCCGGCATTGACGTCATCTATCCGCGCGAGAACCGAAGAATGTTTGAGACGATTGAAAAGCGCGGCGCCATCATCACTGAATTTCCGATCGGAACCGGACCTTTGCCGGAGAATTTTCCGGTAAGGAATCGGATCATCAGCGGGCTTTCGCTCGGCGCGGTGGTGGTGGAGGCGGCGCAATATTCCGGCTCGCTCATTACGGCGCGGCTGGCGATGGATCAAAATCGCGAAGTGTATGGCGTCCCCGGAAATATCACCAATAAGACGAGCTTTGGGCCCAATCATTTGATCAAGCAGGGGGCGAAGCTGGTGACGACGTGGGAAGACGTCGTGGACGAGCTGCCGACGGAAATCCGCGCCGAACTGGTGCCGGTGGAAACAACTCCTGTGTCGGAATCGGCATCCCTCTGGGCGCAATCTTTGACAATGGCGGAGAAAACGCTGTATGGTCTCCTTTCAACGGACGAGTCGAGGCACGTGGACGAGTTGCTGGAAGCTTCCGGTTTGAATTCCTCGGAAGTGCTGGCGACGCTGTTGGAGCTTGAAATGAAGGGACTGATCCGGCAGATGCCGGGAAAGTATTTTGTCCGGGTGTTTCACGGCTAG